In a single window of the Pseudopipra pipra isolate bDixPip1 chromosome Z, bDixPip1.hap1, whole genome shotgun sequence genome:
- the UBQLN1 gene encoding ubiquilin-1 isoform X1: MSERAEDPAGGPPGSPTRDAAGATEPRIIKVTVKTPKEKEEFAVSETSSIRQFKEEISKRFKSHTDQLVLIFAGKILKDQDTLTQHGIHDGLTVHLVIKTQNRSQDHPAQQANTTGSAATTSISSTSTSTPASTNSNPFGLGGLGGLAGLSSLGLNTSNFSELQSQMQRQLMSNPEMMVQIMENPFVQSMLSNPDLMRQLIMANPQMQQLIQRNPEISHMLNNPDIMRQTLELARNPAMMQEMMRNQDRALSNLESIPGGYNALRRMYTDIQEPILNAAQEQFGGNPFASLVSNASTGGDSQPSRTENRDPLPNPWASQSSSQTSTTNTSTSGESSGSSNAENSTSGTTGQSSTGPNLGPGLGAGMFNTPGMQSLLQQITENPQLMQNMLSAPYMRSMMQSLSQNPDLAVQMMLNNPLFVGNPQLQEQMRQQLPTFLQQMQNPDTLSAMSNPRAMQALLQIQQGLQTLATEAPGLIPGFNPGLGGLGSSGAPTESTVPSSASTENTSPASGAAEPGHQQFVHQMLQALAGANAQQLQNPEVRFQQQLEQLSAMGFLNREANLQALIATGGDINAAIERLLGSQPS; this comes from the exons ATGTCGGAGAGAGCCGAAGATCCCGCGGGGGGCCCCCCAGGCTCCCCTACCCGGGACGCCGCCGGTGCCACCGAGCCGCGGATCATCAAAGTCACGGTGAAGACTcccaaggaaaaggaggagtTCGCCGTATCCGAGACCAGCAGCATCCGACAG ttcaAGGAAGAAATCTCTAAGCGTTTCAAGTCCCACACTGATCAGCTTGTGTTGATATTTGctggaaaaattttaaaagatcaaGATACTTTGACTCAGCACGGAATTCATGATGGACTCACTGTTCACCTGGTTatcaaaacacaaaacag ATCACAAGACCACCCAGCTCAACAGGCAAACACCACTGGGAGTGCTGCTACTACATCAATATCAAGCACTAGTACTTCAACACCAGCTTCAACAAATAGTAATCCTTTTGGCTTGG GTGGCCTTGGAGGTTTGGCAGGTCTGAGTAGCCTGGGCTTAAATACTTCAAACTTTTCGGAGTTGCAAAGTCAGATGCAACGGCAACTTATGTCCAACCCAGAAATGATGGTTCAGATAATGGAAAATCCATTTGTTCAGAGCATGCTTTCAAATCCTGACCTGATGAGGCAGTTAATTATGGCTAACCCTCAAATGCAGCAACTGATACAGAGAAATCCAGAAATCAGTCACATGCTGAATAATCCAGATATAATGAGACAG ACACTAGAACTTGCTAGAAACCCTGCAATGATGCAGGAAATGATGCGAAACCAGGATCGGGCCTTGAGCAACCTTGAAAGTATACCAGGGGGATACAATGCCTTGCGACGCATGTACACAGATATTCAGGAGCCAATACTGAATGCAGCACAGGAACAG TTTGGAGGTAACCCATTTGCTTCTTTAGTAAGCAATGCATCAACAGGAGGGGACAGTCAACCATCTCGTACAGAAAATAGAGATCCTCTGCCAAATCCATGGGCTTCTCAGTCCAGCTCACAGACTTCCACAACAAATACCAGCACTAGTGGTGAGAGCAGTGGCAGTAGTAATGCTGAAAATAGCACTTCTGGCACTACAGGACAGAGCTCAACTGGACCGAATTTGGGGCCTGGACTAGGAG ctGGTATGTTCAACACACCAGGAATGCAGAGCTTATTGCAGCAGATAACAGAAAACCCACAACTTATGCAGAATATGTTGTCTGCACCCTACATGAGAAGCATGATGCAATCATTAAGCCAGAATCCTGATCTTGCAGTACAG ATGATGTTGAATAATCCTTTATTTGTTGGAAATCCTCAACTTCAGGAACAAATGAGACAACAACTTCCAACTTTCCTTCAGCAA ATGCAGAATCCTGACACATTATCAGCTATGTCAAACCCTAGAGCAATGCAGGCTCTGCTACAGATTCAGCAGGGCTTGCAGACATTAGCAACAGAAGCACCGGGGCTTATACCAGG ATTTAATCCTGGTTTAGGTGGATTGGGAAGCAGTGGAGCTCCTACAGAGTCCACTGTACCTAGTTCTGCTTCAACCGAAAATACAAGTCCAGCTTCAGGAGCTGCTGAACCTGGTCACCAGCAGTTTGTTCACCAGATGTTGCAGGCACTTGCTGGTGCAAATGCTCAG
- the UBQLN1 gene encoding ubiquilin-1 isoform X2 produces the protein MSERAEDPAGGPPGSPTRDAAGATEPRIIKVTVKTPKEKEEFAVSETSSIRQFKEEISKRFKSHTDQLVLIFAGKILKDQDTLTQHGIHDGLTVHLVIKTQNRSQDHPAQQANTTGSAATTSISSTSTSTPASTNSNPFGLGGLGGLAGLSSLGLNTSNFSELQSQMQRQLMSNPEMMVQIMENPFVQSMLSNPDLMRQLIMANPQMQQLIQRNPEISHMLNNPDIMRQTLELARNPAMMQEMMRNQDRALSNLESIPGGYNALRRMYTDIQEPILNAAQEQFGGNPFASLVSNASTGGDSQPSRTENRDPLPNPWASQSSSQTSTTNTSTSGESSGSSNAENSTSGTTGQSSTGPNLGPGLGAGMFNTPGMQSLLQQITENPQLMQNMLSAPYMRSMMQSLSQNPDLAVQMMLNNPLFVGNPQLQEQMRQQLPTFLQQMQNPDTLSAMSNPRAMQALLQIQQGLQTLATEAPGLIPGFNPGLGGLGSSGAPTESTVPSSASTENTSPASGAAEPGHQQFVHQMLQALAGANAQLQNPEVRFQQQLEQLSAMGFLNREANLQALIATGGDINAAIERLLGSQPS, from the exons ATGTCGGAGAGAGCCGAAGATCCCGCGGGGGGCCCCCCAGGCTCCCCTACCCGGGACGCCGCCGGTGCCACCGAGCCGCGGATCATCAAAGTCACGGTGAAGACTcccaaggaaaaggaggagtTCGCCGTATCCGAGACCAGCAGCATCCGACAG ttcaAGGAAGAAATCTCTAAGCGTTTCAAGTCCCACACTGATCAGCTTGTGTTGATATTTGctggaaaaattttaaaagatcaaGATACTTTGACTCAGCACGGAATTCATGATGGACTCACTGTTCACCTGGTTatcaaaacacaaaacag ATCACAAGACCACCCAGCTCAACAGGCAAACACCACTGGGAGTGCTGCTACTACATCAATATCAAGCACTAGTACTTCAACACCAGCTTCAACAAATAGTAATCCTTTTGGCTTGG GTGGCCTTGGAGGTTTGGCAGGTCTGAGTAGCCTGGGCTTAAATACTTCAAACTTTTCGGAGTTGCAAAGTCAGATGCAACGGCAACTTATGTCCAACCCAGAAATGATGGTTCAGATAATGGAAAATCCATTTGTTCAGAGCATGCTTTCAAATCCTGACCTGATGAGGCAGTTAATTATGGCTAACCCTCAAATGCAGCAACTGATACAGAGAAATCCAGAAATCAGTCACATGCTGAATAATCCAGATATAATGAGACAG ACACTAGAACTTGCTAGAAACCCTGCAATGATGCAGGAAATGATGCGAAACCAGGATCGGGCCTTGAGCAACCTTGAAAGTATACCAGGGGGATACAATGCCTTGCGACGCATGTACACAGATATTCAGGAGCCAATACTGAATGCAGCACAGGAACAG TTTGGAGGTAACCCATTTGCTTCTTTAGTAAGCAATGCATCAACAGGAGGGGACAGTCAACCATCTCGTACAGAAAATAGAGATCCTCTGCCAAATCCATGGGCTTCTCAGTCCAGCTCACAGACTTCCACAACAAATACCAGCACTAGTGGTGAGAGCAGTGGCAGTAGTAATGCTGAAAATAGCACTTCTGGCACTACAGGACAGAGCTCAACTGGACCGAATTTGGGGCCTGGACTAGGAG ctGGTATGTTCAACACACCAGGAATGCAGAGCTTATTGCAGCAGATAACAGAAAACCCACAACTTATGCAGAATATGTTGTCTGCACCCTACATGAGAAGCATGATGCAATCATTAAGCCAGAATCCTGATCTTGCAGTACAG ATGATGTTGAATAATCCTTTATTTGTTGGAAATCCTCAACTTCAGGAACAAATGAGACAACAACTTCCAACTTTCCTTCAGCAA ATGCAGAATCCTGACACATTATCAGCTATGTCAAACCCTAGAGCAATGCAGGCTCTGCTACAGATTCAGCAGGGCTTGCAGACATTAGCAACAGAAGCACCGGGGCTTATACCAGG ATTTAATCCTGGTTTAGGTGGATTGGGAAGCAGTGGAGCTCCTACAGAGTCCACTGTACCTAGTTCTGCTTCAACCGAAAATACAAGTCCAGCTTCAGGAGCTGCTGAACCTGGTCACCAGCAGTTTGTTCACCAGATGTTGCAGGCACTTGCTGGTGCAAATGCTCAG